The genome window CTGGTTCCAGGCGGCCGTGGGCTCGGGCGTCGGCACCATCCAGGTCGACGGCAGGCTGATCTCCGTGCGGTTCCAGCCGTCAGCGGGCGATGACCGGCGTATCGAGGCGGCCTACCGTGAGCGCTACGGTGCGGCCGCCGCCCTCGTGGGCACGGCGGGAGCCCGCGCAGCAACACTTCTGATCACCGCCAACCCGGAACGCTGAGTC of Leifsonia shinshuensis contains these proteins:
- a CDS encoding DUF2255 family protein codes for the protein MRAWTDAELRRFDAASSLRLSAGSEGDDSVELGMVTVGQDLFIRAFSGVRSRWFQAAVGSGVGTIQVDGRLISVRFQPSAGDDRRIEAAYRERYGAAAALVGTAGARAATLLITANPER